One segment of Enterobacter ludwigii DNA contains the following:
- a CDS encoding O-antigen ligase family protein, with amino-acid sequence MEKIKLRLYQLTLFLSFISLMLALVNSGKQREFFYIAIYIAILGLAFEYKKITLKPFSIALPILLIGLLNFAWYMVYEYHNEGLNMYSDYLGASKKLLLASILVFYIDRFKAYIDRESFKKYFLLATATGFALATGYGLWQASQGMARVEMAINRATVSAYVYSVLSLAFVYSLYLQKNVKFYIIASFTILISFFIILLTGTRVAMGLYLLLAIVMTLLHFGKIHLKSTLIFLCIVAGIVVVSYKPLISPKITQTQIELENYQKGYDGTSLGARFSMWTVGIQNGFAHPLGQSVENREAWTTRYVNDGHQHLSAALGYIRIHLHNEFIEKYSLQGIPGLAILLFFFMSMIGYAIRNKNALLLTAMLLLLLYGLTDVILLSSEALIFFMILFALSTPFSQTKQR; translated from the coding sequence ATGGAAAAAATAAAACTTCGACTTTATCAACTGACACTTTTTCTGAGTTTCATCTCTTTGATGCTTGCATTAGTCAATTCAGGGAAGCAACGTGAGTTTTTCTATATTGCAATTTATATCGCTATCCTCGGTTTAGCGTTTGAGTACAAAAAAATTACGCTAAAACCATTCTCAATAGCACTTCCCATACTTCTTATCGGATTACTAAACTTTGCCTGGTATATGGTCTACGAGTACCATAACGAAGGCTTAAACATGTACAGCGATTATCTCGGTGCAAGTAAAAAATTACTTTTGGCGAGTATTCTCGTTTTCTATATTGACCGTTTTAAAGCTTATATCGACAGAGAAAGCTTTAAGAAATATTTTCTTTTAGCAACTGCGACAGGATTTGCTCTCGCAACCGGTTATGGATTGTGGCAGGCATCACAAGGTATGGCTCGTGTTGAAATGGCAATCAATCGAGCCACGGTCTCTGCCTATGTTTACTCCGTGCTGTCACTTGCCTTTGTGTACAGTCTTTACCTCCAGAAAAATGTAAAGTTCTATATCATTGCCAGTTTTACCATTTTGATCTCGTTCTTTATTATTCTTTTAACCGGAACGCGTGTTGCTATGGGGCTCTATTTACTTCTTGCCATCGTAATGACACTACTTCATTTCGGAAAAATTCATCTGAAATCAACCCTGATTTTTTTATGCATTGTGGCGGGTATTGTCGTCGTTAGCTACAAGCCTCTGATTTCACCGAAGATAACGCAAACTCAAATTGAACTTGAGAACTATCAGAAAGGATACGATGGCACTTCTTTGGGCGCACGTTTTTCCATGTGGACCGTTGGAATTCAAAATGGCTTTGCACATCCATTGGGGCAGTCAGTTGAAAATCGGGAAGCATGGACAACGCGCTATGTCAACGACGGGCACCAGCATCTCTCTGCAGCACTCGGGTATATTAGAATTCATCTACACAATGAGTTTATTGAAAAGTATTCATTACAAGGAATACCTGGCCTGGCAATACTGCTCTTTTTCTTCATGTCGATGATTGGCTACGCCATCAGAAACAAAAATGCACTGCTATTAACTGCCATGCTTCTATTATTGCTCTATGGCCTGACAGACGTCATATTGTTGAGTTCGGAGGCATTGATATTCTTTATGATCCTGTTTGCTCTGAGTACACCTTTCTCTCAGACAAAACAACGATGA
- a CDS encoding glycosyltransferase family 2 protein: protein MAFLSIIIAAHNAEDTLHATLESLQNAIGSAGDAVEIIIFNDSSDDGTQDIIEAWLPQLPHATTRCVDYRNVGQVRNSAVALASGDYITMLDSDDRLKPGSIRDAVDFLQAQRPDMLLTRLCEIRDIQKITSTWQGFDPVAISQQDAISRFLRHKDFQAHLIGQFIHKDLYKANPIPSMVCYEDFAVFPGMIMQAHKIFYQRQGHYYYIKRHGSLSSDLDVSKITSLVDCTLRMEETFPRSFKHLINCHWFDIYSNHKKYLSTPHLHLVKTRVSQLYSLSFFMDTHIRFSYKKRVIKALWKK, encoded by the coding sequence ATGGCTTTTCTAAGCATCATTATTGCCGCGCATAATGCCGAAGATACCCTTCATGCCACTTTAGAAAGCCTGCAGAATGCGATTGGTAGTGCAGGCGATGCTGTTGAGATCATCATCTTTAATGACAGCTCAGATGATGGCACACAGGATATTATTGAAGCGTGGTTACCACAATTACCTCATGCAACAACGCGATGTGTAGATTACCGTAACGTGGGTCAGGTCCGAAACAGTGCTGTTGCGCTGGCATCAGGGGACTATATTACGATGCTGGACAGCGATGACCGGCTAAAACCGGGCAGCATTCGGGATGCCGTGGATTTTCTGCAAGCACAGCGTCCAGATATGCTACTGACGCGCTTATGTGAAATTCGTGATATTCAAAAGATCACCTCAACCTGGCAGGGTTTCGACCCTGTGGCAATCTCGCAACAAGACGCGATCTCCCGTTTTTTGCGACATAAAGACTTCCAGGCACATCTGATCGGCCAATTTATTCACAAAGACCTGTATAAAGCTAACCCTATACCTTCGATGGTCTGTTACGAAGATTTCGCTGTGTTCCCCGGAATGATTATGCAAGCGCATAAAATATTTTATCAGCGTCAGGGGCATTATTATTACATCAAACGTCATGGAAGCTTATCCAGCGATCTTGACGTCAGCAAAATCACCTCACTTGTTGATTGCACGCTTCGCATGGAAGAAACCTTCCCGCGCAGTTTTAAACATCTCATCAATTGTCACTGGTTTGATATATACAGTAACCATAAAAAGTATCTCTCGACACCGCACTTACATTTAGTAAAAACTCGGGTAAGCCAGCTTTATTCGCTTTCGTTCTTTATGGACACTCATATTCGGTTTAGTTATAAGAAAAGGGTTATTAAGGCATTATGGAAAAAATAA
- a CDS encoding glycosyltransferase family 9 protein has product MSYVFLLILLFPVKLIRKLFRKDTGRNLVIQTAKIGDFINATPLLAYLQKSDVLISRSVNALAQHDDSIEEIFFVEQQKRNLWRKLCFACRIMNRYDNVYLLQPNSVNLFFASACNAKNKQFLSTYTRRWYHGIFYATADGTVEHGKKTLSVTNYLKLADRALTWQDAPKHATKPLFKPAVYPQILDKPGVIRIGISISAGNKAKTVPPAIWKRIVDHLADLPCEFYVFGAPNEQPWMDDITRAYGEIPNFINLIGKISLEELPWAISKMDCYIASDSGNIYIADAVGVPVVLLFGPCCHYEQRPLGKVLLIGNDAHVCSYVFETRYYFSQDREELFAVTDESLRELKDFIRELPKANTITSLTDAQGN; this is encoded by the coding sequence ATGAGTTATGTATTTCTGCTGATTTTACTTTTTCCGGTGAAACTCATCCGGAAGCTGTTTCGCAAAGACACGGGCAGAAACCTTGTCATTCAGACAGCCAAAATCGGTGACTTTATCAATGCAACGCCTCTACTGGCGTATCTGCAAAAAAGCGATGTGCTGATCAGCCGCAGCGTTAACGCATTGGCTCAGCATGACGACAGTATCGAAGAGATCTTTTTTGTGGAGCAGCAAAAGCGCAACCTGTGGCGTAAGCTCTGCTTCGCCTGCCGGATCATGAATCGCTACGACAATGTCTATCTGCTGCAGCCCAACAGTGTGAATCTCTTTTTCGCTTCAGCCTGTAATGCAAAAAACAAACAATTTTTAAGCACTTATACACGCAGGTGGTATCACGGAATTTTTTATGCCACGGCTGATGGTACCGTTGAGCATGGCAAAAAGACGCTGTCCGTCACTAACTATCTCAAGCTCGCCGATCGCGCGCTCACCTGGCAGGACGCACCCAAGCACGCCACAAAGCCCCTGTTCAAGCCTGCGGTTTACCCACAAATTCTCGATAAACCCGGGGTTATCCGAATTGGTATCAGCATTTCTGCCGGTAACAAAGCAAAGACGGTTCCCCCGGCAATCTGGAAACGTATTGTCGATCATCTTGCCGACCTGCCCTGCGAGTTTTATGTTTTTGGCGCACCGAACGAACAGCCATGGATGGATGACATCACCCGCGCTTACGGTGAAATTCCCAATTTTATCAACCTCATTGGCAAAATATCGCTTGAAGAGCTACCGTGGGCGATATCCAAAATGGATTGTTATATTGCGTCAGATTCAGGGAATATCTACATTGCCGATGCGGTGGGCGTCCCGGTGGTGTTGCTGTTTGGCCCTTGCTGCCATTATGAACAACGTCCGCTTGGCAAAGTATTGCTGATTGGGAATGATGCGCATGTTTGCTCGTATGTATTTGAAACACGCTACTATTTCTCACAAGATCGGGAAGAACTTTTCGCTGTGACAGACGAATCACTACGTGAGCTTAAAGATTTTATTCGCGAATTACCAAAAGCTAACACAATCACATCTCTCACTGATGCCCAGGGAAACTAA
- the rfaC gene encoding lipopolysaccharide heptosyltransferase RfaC yields MRVLIVKTSSMGDVLHTLPSLTDAMQAIPGIRFDWVVEEGFAQIPTWHEAVDRVIPVAIRRWRKAWFSAPIKVERQAFRDAVQAQRYDAIIDAQGLVKSAALVTRLAHGVKHGMDWQTAREPLASLFYNRRHHIAKQQHAVERTRELFAKSLGYAKPDTQGDYAIAQHFLRDAKTHTPPYLVFLHATTRDDKHWPESHWRRLIELMQPTGIHIKLPWGAEHERQRAERLAAGFSNVEVLPKLTLAQVAAQLAGANAVVSVDTGLSHLTAALDRPNITLFGPTDPGLIGGYGKNQHQMVSPTQQMRDITADAIFSFLQGSHRLSNRDI; encoded by the coding sequence ATGCGGGTATTGATCGTTAAAACCTCTTCCATGGGCGATGTCCTGCATACTCTGCCGTCGCTCACCGACGCCATGCAGGCCATTCCCGGCATTCGTTTTGACTGGGTGGTGGAGGAGGGCTTCGCACAGATCCCCACCTGGCATGAAGCAGTAGACCGCGTGATCCCGGTTGCTATCCGCCGCTGGCGTAAAGCGTGGTTCTCAGCACCGATTAAGGTTGAACGTCAAGCCTTCCGTGATGCGGTGCAAGCGCAGCGTTACGATGCCATCATTGACGCACAGGGTCTGGTCAAAAGCGCCGCGCTGGTCACGCGTCTGGCACATGGCGTAAAGCACGGTATGGACTGGCAAACCGCCCGCGAGCCGCTGGCGAGCCTGTTCTATAATCGCCGCCACCATATCGCGAAACAGCAGCACGCCGTGGAGCGCACCCGCGAGCTGTTTGCGAAAAGCCTCGGCTATGCAAAACCGGACACGCAGGGTGATTACGCTATTGCGCAACATTTTTTGCGCGATGCGAAGACGCACACACCGCCCTATCTGGTCTTTCTGCATGCCACAACGCGCGATGATAAGCACTGGCCGGAATCACACTGGCGAAGACTCATTGAGCTAATGCAACCGACCGGCATCCATATTAAACTCCCGTGGGGCGCAGAACACGAAAGGCAACGCGCAGAGCGTTTGGCCGCGGGTTTTTCAAATGTGGAAGTGTTACCTAAACTCACGCTGGCTCAGGTTGCCGCGCAACTGGCAGGCGCCAACGCCGTCGTATCCGTGGATACCGGATTAAGCCATTTAACCGCAGCGCTGGACCGCCCCAATATCACCCTCTTCGGTCCGACCGACCCGGGACTGATTGGGGGGTACGGTAAAAACCAGCATCAAATGGTCAGTCCGACGCAGCAGATGAGAGACATTACCGCAGATGCGATTTTTTCGTTTTTACAGGGCAGCCATCGGCTTTCTAACAGGGATATTTAA
- the rfaF gene encoding ADP-heptose--LPS heptosyltransferase RfaF → MKILVIGPSWVGDMMMSQSLYRTLKARYPQAIIDVMAPAWCRPLLSRMPEVNEAIPMPLGHGALEIGERRKLGHSLREKRYDRAYVLPNSFKSALVPFFAGVPHRTGWRGEMRYGLLNDARVLDKDAWPLMVERYVALAYDKGVMRSAKDLPQPLLWPQLQVNDGEKSHTCNAFGISSERPMIGFCPGAEFGPAKRWPHYHYAELAKQLIDEGNQVVLFGSAKDHEAGNEILASLNTEQQAWCRNLAGETQLEQAVVLLAACKAVVTNDSGLMHVAAALNRPLVALYGPSSPDFTPPLSHKARVIRLISGYHKVRKGDAAEGYHQSLIDITPECVLEELNELLLSEEG, encoded by the coding sequence ATGAAAATTCTGGTGATCGGCCCGTCATGGGTGGGCGACATGATGATGTCGCAAAGTCTCTATCGCACGCTCAAGGCGCGTTATCCCCAGGCGATAATTGACGTGATGGCACCTGCCTGGTGCCGTCCGTTGTTATCGCGTATGCCGGAAGTTAACGAGGCGATCCCAATGCCGCTCGGCCACGGCGCGCTGGAAATTGGTGAACGTCGCAAGCTCGGCCATAGCCTGCGCGAAAAGCGCTATGACCGCGCCTATGTCCTGCCTAACTCCTTTAAATCAGCCCTTGTACCCTTCTTTGCGGGCGTCCCCCATCGCACCGGCTGGCGTGGAGAAATGCGCTACGGTCTGCTGAACGACGCGCGCGTGCTCGATAAAGACGCCTGGCCACTTATGGTCGAGCGCTACGTCGCGCTGGCCTATGACAAAGGCGTGATGCGCAGCGCAAAAGATCTGCCGCAACCGCTGCTCTGGCCCCAGCTCCAGGTCAACGACGGTGAGAAATCCCACACCTGCAACGCGTTTGGAATTTCATCAGAACGCCCTATGATCGGTTTCTGCCCGGGAGCAGAGTTCGGCCCGGCAAAACGCTGGCCGCATTATCATTACGCTGAGCTGGCAAAACAGCTGATCGATGAAGGTAATCAGGTCGTGTTGTTTGGCTCGGCGAAAGACCACGAGGCGGGTAACGAAATTCTGGCTTCGCTGAATACAGAACAGCAGGCATGGTGCCGTAATCTGGCAGGGGAAACCCAGCTGGAACAGGCAGTAGTTTTACTTGCCGCCTGTAAAGCCGTCGTCACCAACGACTCAGGCCTGATGCACGTCGCCGCTGCGCTCAACCGGCCGCTGGTTGCTCTGTATGGCCCCAGCAGCCCTGACTTTACGCCACCGCTTTCTCATAAAGCGCGCGTCATACGTCTGATCAGCGGTTATCACAAGGTGCGAAAAGGCGATGCGGCTGAAGGCTATCACCAGAGCCTGATCGACATCACGCCCGAGTGTGTCCTTGAAGAGCTCAACGAGCTGCTGTTGAGTGAAGAAGGATAA
- the rfaD gene encoding ADP-glyceromanno-heptose 6-epimerase translates to MIIVTGGAGFIGSNIVKALNDKGITDILVVDNLKDGTKFVNLVDLNIADYMDKEDFLIQIMAGEEFGEIEAIFHEGACSSTTEWDGKYMMDNNYQYSKEILHYCLEREIPFLYASSAATYGGRTSDFIESREYEQPLNVYGYSKFLFDEYVRQVLPEANSQIVGFRYFNVYGPREGHKGSMASVAFHLNTQLNNGESPKLFEGSDGFKRDFVYVGDVAAVNLWFWENGVSGIFNLGTGRAESFQAVADATLAYHKKGSIEYIPFPDKLKGRYQAFTQADLTNLRAAGYDKPFKTVAEGVTEYMAWLNRDA, encoded by the coding sequence ATGATCATCGTTACCGGCGGCGCGGGCTTTATCGGCAGCAACATTGTTAAGGCCCTCAATGACAAAGGCATCACCGACATTCTGGTGGTGGACAACCTGAAAGACGGCACCAAGTTTGTAAACCTGGTGGATCTGAACATCGCTGACTATATGGATAAAGAAGACTTCCTTATCCAGATTATGGCAGGTGAAGAGTTCGGCGAGATCGAAGCCATCTTCCACGAAGGTGCATGCTCTTCCACCACCGAGTGGGACGGCAAGTACATGATGGACAATAACTATCAGTACTCTAAAGAGATCCTGCATTACTGCCTGGAGCGTGAAATTCCGTTCCTGTACGCCTCTTCTGCAGCAACCTACGGTGGCCGTACGTCAGACTTCATCGAATCCCGCGAATATGAGCAGCCGCTGAACGTCTATGGCTACTCCAAATTCCTGTTCGATGAATACGTGCGTCAGGTTCTGCCTGAAGCCAATTCCCAGATTGTGGGTTTCCGTTACTTCAACGTGTACGGACCGCGCGAAGGCCACAAAGGGAGCATGGCGAGCGTCGCGTTCCACCTGAACACGCAGCTGAACAATGGCGAAAGCCCGAAACTGTTTGAAGGCAGTGACGGCTTCAAGCGTGACTTCGTCTACGTAGGCGACGTGGCGGCAGTGAACCTGTGGTTCTGGGAAAACGGCGTCTCCGGTATCTTTAACCTGGGGACAGGCCGTGCGGAATCCTTCCAGGCCGTGGCGGACGCCACCCTGGCGTACCACAAAAAAGGCAGCATTGAATACATTCCGTTCCCGGACAAACTGAAAGGTCGTTACCAGGCCTTCACGCAGGCGGATTTGACCAACCTGCGTGCAGCGGGTTACGACAAACCGTTCAAGACCGTTGCCGAAGGCGTAACGGAATATATGGCCTGGCTGAACCGCGACGCGTAA
- the kbl gene encoding glycine C-acetyltransferase yields the protein MRGDFYKQLNSDLDTARAEGLFKEERIITSAQQADITVADGSHVINFCANNYLGLANHPELIAAAKQGMDTHGFGMASVRFICGTQDSHKQLEKKLADFLGMEDAILYSSCFDANGGLFETLLGAEDAIISDALNHASIIDGVRLCKAKRFRYANNDMVELEARLKEAREAGARHVLIATDGVFSMDGVIANLKGVCDLADKYDALVMVDDSHAVGFVGENGRGSHEYCDVMGRVDIITGTLGKALGGASGGYTAARKEVVEWLRQRSRPYLFSNSLAPAIVAASIKVLEMVESGAELRDRLWSNARLFREKMGAAGFTLAGADHAIIPVMLGDAVVAQNFARELQKEGIYVTGFFFPVVPKGQARIRTQMSAAHSPEQIERAVEAFTRIGKQLGVIA from the coding sequence ATGCGTGGTGATTTTTACAAACAGTTAAACAGCGACCTCGACACCGCACGTGCGGAAGGGTTGTTCAAAGAAGAGCGTATTATCACGTCTGCTCAGCAGGCGGACATCACCGTTGCCGATGGCAGCCATGTGATCAACTTTTGTGCGAACAACTACTTAGGTCTTGCGAATCACCCTGAGCTGATTGCCGCGGCAAAACAAGGCATGGACACCCACGGTTTCGGTATGGCCTCCGTACGCTTTATCTGCGGTACGCAGGACAGCCATAAGCAGCTTGAGAAAAAGCTGGCGGACTTCCTGGGGATGGAAGATGCGATCCTGTACTCCTCGTGCTTCGACGCCAACGGTGGTCTGTTTGAGACGCTGCTCGGCGCAGAAGATGCCATTATCTCCGACGCCCTGAACCACGCTTCTATCATTGACGGTGTGCGCCTGTGTAAAGCGAAGCGCTTCCGCTACGCCAACAACGACATGGTTGAACTGGAAGCGCGCCTGAAAGAAGCGCGTGAAGCAGGCGCCCGCCATGTGCTGATCGCCACCGACGGCGTGTTCTCTATGGATGGCGTGATTGCCAACCTGAAGGGCGTGTGCGACCTGGCAGACAAATACGATGCGCTGGTGATGGTTGATGATTCACACGCCGTCGGTTTTGTTGGTGAGAACGGCCGTGGATCTCACGAATACTGTGACGTAATGGGTCGCGTGGACATTATCACCGGTACGCTGGGTAAAGCGCTCGGCGGCGCGTCAGGGGGTTATACTGCTGCGCGTAAAGAGGTGGTTGAGTGGCTGCGCCAGCGTTCCCGTCCGTACCTGTTCTCCAACTCGCTGGCGCCGGCGATCGTTGCCGCATCCATTAAAGTCCTGGAAATGGTGGAGTCTGGCGCTGAGCTGCGCGACCGTCTGTGGTCAAACGCCCGCCTGTTCCGTGAAAAAATGGGTGCCGCAGGGTTTACGCTCGCCGGTGCCGATCACGCCATTATCCCGGTGATGCTGGGCGATGCGGTTGTGGCGCAGAATTTTGCCCGCGAGCTGCAGAAAGAAGGAATTTACGTTACCGGGTTCTTCTTCCCGGTGGTACCAAAAGGCCAGGCGCGTATCCGCACCCAGATGTCTGCGGCACATTCGCCTGAACAAATTGAACGTGCGGTGGAAGCCTTTACCCGCATCGGCAAACAGCTGGGCGTAATTGCCTGA